The following proteins are co-located in the Theropithecus gelada isolate Dixy chromosome 19, Tgel_1.0, whole genome shotgun sequence genome:
- the LOC112612609 gene encoding sialic acid-binding Ig-like lectin 14 isoform X3: MLALLLLPLLWGGSLQEEPGYKLQVQKSVTVQEGLCVLVPCSFSYPWNSWYSPPPLYVYWFRDGENQYFGEPVATNNPDRQVKSETQRRFRLLGDVSKKNCSLSIGDARMGDAGNYSFRVERGRNVKYTYLQNKLNLEVTALTEKPDVHFLEPLESGRLTRLSCSLPGSCEAGRPLTFSWTGDALSPLDPETTRSSELTLTPRPEDHGTNLTCHVKRQGAQVTTERTVQLNVSYAPQSLVISIFFRNGTGTALRILSNGMSVPIVEGQSLFLTCTVDSNPPASLSWFRDGKALNPSQTSVSGILELPIIGAREGGEFTCRVQHPLGSQHLSFILSVQRSSSSCICVTEKQEGSWPLVLTLIRGALMGVGFLLTYGLTWIYYTRCGGPQGSRDERPG, encoded by the exons ATGctggccctgctgctgctgcccctgctgTGGGGGG GGTCCCTGCAGGAGGAGCCAGGGTACAAGCTGCAAGTGCAGAAGTCGGTGACGGTGCAGGAGGGTCTGTGCGTCCTCGTGCCCTGCTCCTTCTCTTACCCCTGGAATTCCTGGtactcccctcccccactctACGTCTACTGGTTCCGGGACGGGGAGAACCAATACTTTGGTGAGCCTGTGGCCACAAACAACCCAGACAGACAAGTGAAGTCAGAGACCCAGCGCCGATTCCGCCTCCTTGGGGATGTCTCGAAGAAGAACTGCTCCTTGAGCATCGGAGATGCCAGAATGGGGGACGCGGGAAACTATTCTTTCCGCgtggagagaggaaggaatgtAAAATATACCTACCTTCAGAATAAGCTGAACTTGGAGGTGACAG CCCTGACAGAGAAACCCGACGTCCACTTTCTGGAGCCTCTGGAGTCCGGCCGCCTCACAAGGCTGAGCTGCAGCCTTCCAGGATCCTGTGAAGCGGGACGACCTCTCACATTCTCCTGGACGGGGGATGCCCTCAGCCCCCTGGACCCAGAAACCACCCGGTCCTCGGAGCTCACCCTCACCCCGAGGCCCGAGGACCATGGCACCAACCTCACCTGTCATGTGAAACGCCAAGGAGCTCAGGTGACCACGGAGAGAACTGTCCAGCTCAACGTCTCCT ATGCTCCCCAGAGCCTCGTCATCAGCATCTTCTTCAGAAATGGCACAGGCACAG CCCTGCGGATCCTGAGCAATGGCATGTCGGTGCCCATCGTGGAGGGCCAGTCCCTGTTCCTGACCTGCACAGTTGACAGCAACCCCCCTGCCTCACTGAGCTGGTTCCGGGACGGAAAAGCCCTGAATCCCTCCCAGACCTCAGTGTCTGGGATCCTGGAGCTGCCCATCATAGGGGCTAGAGAGGGAGGGGAATTCACCTGCAGGGTTCAGCACCCGCTGGGCTCCCAGCACCTGTCCTTCATCCTTTCTGTGCAGA GAAGCTCCTCTTCCTGCATATGTGTAACCGAGAAACAGGAGGGCTCCTGGCCCCTCGTCCTCACCCTGATCAGGGGGGCTCTCATGGGGGTTGGCTTCCTCCTCACCTACGGCCTCACCTGGATCTACTATACCAG GTGTGGAGGCCCCCAGGGGAGTAGGGATGAGAGGCCAGGCTGA